GCAAACTTTCCAAATTGAATCCCTCGTCACCTCTGCTTGAGGTGATATGAGTAAAACATGATAAGAAGTGGAGCGGCTTAAAGAGGATTACAGAGGCTATGGATAGCATTGCGTTCCTTGATTCAACGTTTTTTGTACCACAAGCATTGTACCAGGAGATAAGTCTAGTGCATAGGGACAAGTCTTAGAAGTCCTCAACAAGTTCTTAGTGGAGGCTGTTTCCAGCACTGCTTTAGGTTGGTATATCACAATGCCTATACGGTCAACATTTTCAGTCTCAGCactatatttttaatacatttccatTTGATAATAGACTGTAAAATATCAGAACAGAGTTTGAACATTAAAAGAGCGTCTTTATGATAGTAAAAACACACTTACGACACAATCTATAATATCATGAGTGGGTCTCTTTCTCCCAAGTCATGGATTCTCATCAATATCCATCAGCCAAAGGGGCCAGCTGGGACAAAGGTGAAGTACAGCCTTTCTAAAGTAATTTAATCATTATTGATGTCTGGCATAATAACTCAACTCTACATGTTTAAAGAGCCAGCTTCCACCAAGTCTAATATCATTACAACCAGCCATAAATCTATCCAAACCCTTAAGGGGAAAAAAAGTTGAATCCGTTCAAATTCGCTGAAGAATTTTGATGCGGTTCCAAGGCTCTGTAATAGAATAAGACAGTCGGGTTCCAAGGCCCTGTAATAGAATAAGACAGTCGGGTTCCAAGGCCCTGTAATAGAATAAGACAGTCGGGTTCCAAGGCCCTGTAATAGAATAAGACAGTCGGGTTCCAAGGCCCTGTAATAGAATAAGACAGTCGGGTTCCAAGGCCCTGTAATAGAATAAGACAGTCGGGCTCCAAGGCCCTGTAATAGAATAAGACAGTCGGGTTCCAAGGCCCTGTAATAGAATAAGACAGTCGGGTTCCAAGGCCCTGTAATAGAATAAGACAGTCGGGTTCCAAGGCCCTGTAATAGAATAAGACAGTCGGGTTCCAAGGCCCTGTAATAGAATAAGACAGTCGGGCTCCAAGGCCCTGTAATAGAATAAGACAGTCGGGTTCCAAGGCCCTGTAATAGAATAAGACAGTCGGGTTCCAAGGCCCTGTAATAGAATAAGACAGTCGGGTTCCAAGGCCATGTAATAGAATAAGACAGTCAGGTTCCAAGGCCCTGTAATAGAATAAGACAGTCGGGTTCCAAGGCCCTGTAATAGAATAAGACAGTCGGGTTCCAAGGCCCTGTAATAGAATAAGACAGTCGGGTTCCAAGGCCCTGTAATAGAATAAGACAGTCGGGTTCCAAGGCCCTGTAATAGAATAAGACAGTCGGGTTCCAAGGCCCTGTAATAGAATAAGACAGTCGGGTTCCAAGGCCCTGTAATAGAATAAGGGTCTGCCAATCTTGTTTAAATTGCAGAATCTCATGCCTTTTACATTTAGGTGCACATTTGACATTATTGGATATCTTGCCTTGTACATTTAGATTTCCTCTCACAGATTTCATTCCTCACCTTCCTCAACACTAAGGCTCCATTTAATTACAGATATGTAATCAGTTCCAGCTATGGTCATATGACATATCACCAACCAGATATGTGTCAGTGGCCTGGcccctgtgtgagtgagtgagatagagggagagagagagagagagagagagagagagagagagagagagagagagagagagagatagagtgtgtTGAGGGAGGGTACATTCTCAGATCCTCAGTCATTGTGGATGTGACACCCTGGGTGTGGAACCCTTCAGTCAGCGAGAATAACTAGTCTGGGATATGAGGGATGACACCTGGTGACACAGGGCACAAACAATCAGCTAGGGGTGAGAAAGCTGCAGTCCACAGTGGTGGCAGCCATAGTGCTGTAACTTAGTTTTGGTGGCTAAAGTAAGAGTTCATAGCAGTAGAAGTAAAGTACTTCTAGCCAATTGGAGTTTAACTTATTTAATCTTGTTCTGAGGGCAGCTCTGCCTCGTGGGCAGAAACATTGATAATTGGTTGGCAGAACAAGACTAGGTAAAGACAACTTCACTGCCTGTAGTGGCATTGGCATCTGTGTTGTGGTGATCCGTCTATAGAAGTAGGCTCTCAGAGGGAGAATGACAATATCAAAACCTGTCATTTCTGTTGATCTCGTGAGACAGGTTCTATTATCTGCAACCGTGAACTAGAACGGATGTTGACATTTGTTGATGGTTTCAATTGAATTGAGGAAATTGTGGCTTTCTAGACAGTCCTCTCATTTCAGTCCTCAAGATGGACAGCACTTGCAATCGCCTCCAGGAGGTGACTACTGAGTCATTTAGTTCAAGCAAACCCATATTTAACAGAGTGATGTGCTTGACATCTCCCTATGGTTGAATGTCTATACAGACTTCACATTGAAAGTCCTCACATTCATTGGATTTTTCTGAATGGGGTGGCTCTAAGCAATGCAttccatatacactgagtgtacaaataattaggaacaccttccttatattgagttgaacctccttttgccctcagaacagactcaattggtaagggaatggactctacaaggtgtcgaaagcattcaactaggatgctggcccatgttgactccagtgtttcccacagttgtgtcacatTTTCAAAAGCATTCAAAAATATTGCAGGGATGATTTATGATGAACTGGGAGAGACACCTCAATATAACGCAAATAAAGCAAGTGGATGAGGTCCCGAATGGTTCCAAACTGTCCAATAAGTGCGCGCGCAAACTGAACAATGTTCAGAAGTCTTGAGGCAACCGGTAGACATATACAGTGTAGCGTAGAGGAGATGCAACTTTATAGTACCTTTTATTATGACAGCAACAAGTGGAGGCGGTGCGCTGGCGAGGTGAGTTATACCTACTGCGCTCATTGTTCGGTCACTCTCCACTCATGTTCGGTCCCTCTCTCTACTCGATACTGATTCGTTTGTTGGTTTGCATTTAACTTTACGTCGATGGAGCAACCATATAGCCCTGACTGGACCATACTCTCATTCTGAAAACAAATCGGGAGAAAAAGACAAGGTAAGTAGTGCTATAGACAGTTGATTTATAAAAGGTCGATATTATTTATAAAAGGTGGATATTATTGAAGATTAGTATTTTTAGATATTTTTATACGTATTTTTTAGGTCATTCAAAAGTACATTCCTATTACTTTTTAGACTACAGAAATCATCAATTGAGTTGGATGGGAAATTAAGCTCGCAAGTTAACCATTTCATTGTTCGTGTGCATGTAACAATAACACCTGAAATAAATTATACTACCTTCGgttcttcatcatcatcaccaccaccaccttaaTGATGACCATTAGACTATATTAACAGTGACACTAATAAAATAGTGCCTCTACCATGCATGTGACGATTCAGAATGAAAAATTAGAACGTACTTTCTCCACCTGAATGACCTCTTGCATTCTGAAAAGTGAGTCGCCTTCTAAAAACTGCTTATGTTTTGCTGCTTGCTGGTAGCCTAATTGTACCTATGGAAGTACTGTATGTCATGAGAAGGATAAATCTAACATGTAGGTTTCTGTGTCGCCCTGGGTTACAGAGACAAAGCCCTCTGTCCGCGGGTGATCATAGGCTATAtactgtttaattttttttttcagTCGGACATGTGGACTAACTGGCTAAATCAAGCTGTGGTGTCTAGCTAATAATGTGGCGGTAGACCTGTGAGGGCTCATGGACttcaaacaggcagacagagagcaggacaTGTTGGCTGAATGCTATGGTTTCCCTTGAGCTTGTTGTGAGGTTATAGACCACCTTTGACATGAATGAATGCTGCGCAAACATTTGGAGAATGCAAAAAGTCACTGTCTCAGGAATGTTGCCAGCAAATATTAATCACATAAAAGGGAATGTTGAGTCACAGTTTCTGTTTGGTCTATGTTGAAGTGTTCAATAGAAAACAAATCACAGGGAAAAATTCCTCAATGATTTCAATGATTCTGGGAACGTTCGTCAAGAGTTTTACAGTAGGCTTGCTGCTGTGAATCTCCATGGTCCGGAATTGGGAGTAACCATCTGGAACTATCAGAGCAATCTATTATTACTAGGGTAATGTATCTTTTCTATTTATACTGTCAGGGCAAAGGACTGGAGATACTCTCTTTGCGTTCAGCACTGTACGAAATAGGAGAACAGGCGCACACCATGCAGTACAGTATCAATCAAATTCAAAAAGACCACATTGTCGTGTAGTTATTTTTTAGCTTAGGAAAATTGGTGCTCAAATTGGATAAACAATGTTTCCCCTAATGCATTATCAATACCTATTTTTAACAGATCAAAATAGTTTTTGTTTTGCAGAGTGTCATTGATgaaggattttttttaaaggatgCTTTTTCAATGTACTGTTTTTCAAAGCCTTTGTGCATCAAGAAATCAATAGATATGATTTCTACCAGATGGAATTACTGAAGATATAAGCACTGGCTTGTCTCACAACTACAACTCAAACACTGGCTTGTCTCAATACTACAtctcaaacactggcttctctcactactacatctcaaacactggcttgtctcactactacatctcaaacactggcttctctcactactacatctcaaacactgacttgtctcactactacatctcactactacatctcactactacatctcaaacactggctactctcactactacatctcaaacactgacttgtctcactactacatctcactactacatctcaaacactggcttctcTCACTACTACATCTCAAACACTGACTTGTCTCACTACTACATCTCAAACACTGACTTGTCTCACTACTACATCTCAAACACTGGCTTGTCTCACAACTACATCTCAAACACTGACTTGTCTCACTACTACATCTCAAACACTGACTTGTCTCACTACTACATCTCAAACACTGACTTGTCTCACTACTACATCTCAAACACTGACTTGTCTCACTACTACATCTCAAACACTGACTTGTCTCACAACTACATCTCAAACACTGGCTTGTCTCACTACTACATCTCAAACACTGGCTTGTCTCACTACTACATCTCAAACACTGGCTTGTCTCACTACAACAtctcaaacactggcttctctcactactacatctcaaacactggcttgtctcacaactacatctcaaacactggcttgtctcactactacatctcaaacactggcttgtctcactactacatctcaaacactggcttgtctccctactacatctcaaacacTGACTTGTCTCACTACTACATCTCAAACACTGACTTGTCTCACTACTACAACTCAAACATGCTTTGCAATGTTCATCTACCCAGAACCCCACAGACTTACAACATAAACAATTTTCCACTAAATTAATCATTAAAGAAATAGCCATGGCCTGTTTCTCTCTTTTATTCTctcctttaatctctctctctctctccctctctctctctccctctctctctctctctctctctctctctctccctccctctctctctctctctctctctctctctctctctctctctctctctctctctctctctctctctctctctctctctctctctatttcagaTCCCTTGCCTTCAGAGGACTGAGTGATAGGCTGTCCTGAAACTTGTGCTACAGTATGTCTGGATCGAAATGATATGcccactcctttcctcttctgTCTAGTTGGAACCCATCTTTTGTATTCCTCCGGACTGTCTTTGGTCAAACTCTACAGTCACTTCACTGGAGTCACTTCACTTCACTACAGTCACTTCACTTTAATGGATGGATATGGGGATGAAGATAGAGGCTTATTAATCTGGTACAGGATCAAATTATATGTATATGAGTAGCTGCTATGTACCATCAATAATCATTGAAACCTGCTCTGGAAACGCAGGGATAGTCAGGTCTTTTACCGGCTGGGCTAATGGGGCCTCCTCAACCACGTTGGCAAGCCCTGTCCCCTTCTTCTTTCTGTGTCTCCACTTCCCCCGTGAGGACGTTGTGTCTCGTGGCGGCCCTCATGGTTGTCATGGTGACACCGTGCCCCAAGAGCTGCCACTGCTCGGAGAGGAACGGCATGGTGGTGCAGTGCGTCTCCCGGAGCCTTGACCAGATCCCCCCGGACCTACCGGAAGACACCGTCACCCTCCTGCTCTCGTCCAACCGGATCAGCCACATCCCCAACCAGGCCTTCAAGGACCTCCGCCGCCTCAAGGAGCTGGACCTGTCGCATAACCACATCGAGAGTATCGACGCAGGGGCCTTCCTGGGGGTCTCCGAGGGACTCCGCTCCCTGGACCTCTCCAACAACCAGCTCCGCAGCGTCCCCAAGGAGGCCTTCACCAAGCTGAGTGCCCGTATAAGACTCTCCAACAACCCCTGGCACTGCGAGTGTGCCCTCCAGGAGGTACTGAGGGAGCTGAGGCTGGATCCTGAGACGGTCAACGAGGTGAGCTGCCACACCTCTGTCCAGGACGAGTACGCCGGCCGGCCCGTCATTCAGGTCCTGGACTCTGGCATCAACTTCTGTAACTTCCACCACAAGACCACCGACGTGGCCATGTTCGTGACCATGTTCTGCTGGTTCGCCATGGTGATCGCCTACGTCATCTACTACGTCAGGCACAACCAGGAGGACGCAAGGAGACACATGGAGTACCTCAAGTCTCTACCCAGCTCCTCCCAGACCAGCAAGGACTTTGACACAGCCAGTACTGTGCTCTAGCAGTGGTGTATGTGTGGTGGCAGTGACAGCGGTGGGGGTTCTTACATGTCCATGGGATAGTTCACACAGTGGCAAACTTGCAAGGTGTATGTAACTATTTGAATGTGAAGACGGGCCTCTGGACGAGCCACTGGACTGGACCTGCCCGTCTGCACGTGCCTGACCAGCTCGCAGTGGGCCTCGGGTTCGTCAGTGCAATCAACGTGAACCTTTTTGTGTCGACTGTTTATGAAGTCATGGGGTCAATGCCTTTTGAGATTTCTGACTCAATTCCGACCTACTTTTTTGTCGActgtttttattgtatttattgttTATTGGAAAGGAACATGACCTCTATTTCTCATCGTCATATGTTTTCCCAACAGTAGGATTTAATGAGAAAGATATTGTATAATTCTCTGTGAGTGTCTCCATATTGATTTGGTTGTTGTGATTGGTTGGTTGCAGTGCTATACAGTACTATTGATCTAGTCATTATGATTGGCTGTTACACTGGACTGAATGTTCATCTTGTGTCTTCAAGTGCCTAGAAACAGTAAACAGTAACTCAACCAAGGCACTGTGAAAGCAAATGTCGAACTACAAAATCTCTTAAAAGCTAGAATccttacccactgggcacagatgtcatttcaatgtctagttttgatctaattttggttgagttgtcaactaacgtcaATTcgatgtgaaatcaacaaaacatttcaccatgtcattgaaAAAAATACGACATTCCCTTACGTTGATTACTTTTTCTAATCCGATTCtaattgattcaacatcatcacatagatTTAGGATTTTAAAGGAtggtggaaacaacgttgattcaatccatttttgcccagtgggagtTGTTAGATCCATTTTttgacttataaatgaatgatacaTACCCATTGCTTCTTAAagaatataatgtataaatgcctcgtgagcttagttcaactgtcgtacccaatCAGAACCCCAGATATGTGCTTTTATTTGCTTCAATGTTTgcaaacaaggtaaatgtaaacaaatactGTCTGGCtttaaaacatggttaaaacggTCATTTGTTTGATTATGTCCATAGCTATGTCTATGAATTTgacagtggttacatttctccaggcttTTCACTAAACAGAGGGGCACCACATTGTTATTGTTTTAGCTGAAGATTCTAGCTTTAATATGTCATGTTAAATATTTTAGTTGTTGTCAAGGGTGTTATGAATCATTTACCATTACTCATTTTGGCAATCAATGTGATGCCACTTTCAGGACATAAATCTTTAAATACTCATATCGGAATTAGTTCCCAAACTGTCAAACACCCTTCTACAGACTTTGATCGATGCTAATGTTGCGTCCGAAAGTCTATGATGACCAACAGTTGGAAGTAGTCTATACTTCCTCAGTAGTGTATGTGTTCTGTATTGTTTTGTCTCTATTGGTTTGTATGTTTTGTCCCTTTCATAGTATGGGGTGTAGTTTATGTTTAGGAGAGAGGAACTGATGAAAGGAAAGTGAGAAAAGGAGACATTCTATTGTTTTATTGAGACTTGTGTTGAAACGGAGAAACGTTGACCATGAAATCTGTCTTTGTCTGTCGTGTAGCCCCAGGGATATGTCTTGATCTTGTTGCACTCGTCTCTGTTTCTAATTATTCTTAGCAAAATGGTTGTGAATCAAGCGTTGTCATTTTTATATCTGAAATAAAAAGGGCTCTAACTACTAGTAATCCTGTTTTGTTTCCGTCAGAAACAGAAAGGTAGTCGTTTCTGAATACCTTGACTTTTTATTTTGCATATGGAAGAGAATTCCTACACCTCCTTTTTATGACTGAATTCATGATGAGGTTGGCcaatcttctttctctctttccgaGGACATGGTTGAGTGCACTttagtgtggtgtgtggtttttatcggtctcatctctctctctctctctctctct
This genomic interval from Oncorhynchus clarkii lewisi isolate Uvic-CL-2024 chromosome 18, UVic_Ocla_1.0, whole genome shotgun sequence contains the following:
- the LOC139372456 gene encoding leucine-rich repeat-containing protein 3-like produces the protein MGPPQPRWQALSPSSFCVSTSPVRTLCLVAALMVVMVTPCPKSCHCSERNGMVVQCVSRSLDQIPPDLPEDTVTLLLSSNRISHIPNQAFKDLRRLKELDLSHNHIESIDAGAFLGVSEGLRSLDLSNNQLRSVPKEAFTKLSARIRLSNNPWHCECALQEVLRELRLDPETVNEVSCHTSVQDEYAGRPVIQVLDSGINFCNFHHKTTDVAMFVTMFCWFAMVIAYVIYYVRHNQEDARRHMEYLKSLPSSSQTSKDFDTASTVL